DNA from Archaeoglobus veneficus SNP6:
CAGGCTGAGGGCCGCTGGAGCCATCGGGCTCTATGTTGTAGAAGAGGGTATGCACGACGACAAGACGACCGCAACACTAAAGCAGCTATTTAGTGGAATAATTGAACTCAAGGAAGAAGACGGCAGGAGATTTTTCAGGTTCATAAGTTCTTCTGTCAGGACGGAATGGATGGAGTTTACTGTTGAGGAAGACAGAATAGTGGTGATAGCATGAAGGTAGGTATCCCTGTTCTCGAAGAGATTTTACGTGAGCTACCCAGAGGAAAGACGCTGACGTACTACATTGATCCCGAAGTCGAGGGGGACGTTTTTGCAATGCAAACTCTCTACACAAACCTTGAGGAAGGCTACAAGTGCGCCTACGTAACCTCAACAATGACCCCTGCAAGCGTTAGGAACAGATTTAGGGAATTCGGCTGGGAACTCGATGACTTTCCGAACTTCTCAATGGTTGATGCGTACTCCGGTTTTGTTGGAGACATTTCAGGAGAAAGATACGTTGTCAAAGACCCTTCCAACCCCACCGAACTCGACGAAACAATCAGAAAAGTGGTTAAAGAAAACGACCTCGTCGTTATTACTCTATCCGCCATGATTGACGTCTGTGGCGAGGAGTTCGTTGGGATTGCAGAAGGGTGGGTACAGCATGCAGCCCTGAACGATTCGTGTCTCGTTATAAGCTTCGTCGCCTGGCCTTACTCAGACAAGGTCATCCAACAAGTAAAAGACATGTCCAATGCTGTCGTTAGTGTTGGAGGAATCCACCACAGGGTTGTGCTCGGACACTACTATGGCCTTTTAAAGGCCGATTGGGTTGACGTTGAAGGAAAGGCCGTCCTTTTCAGGCTCGTAAAGCCCGGAGGAATTAGAGCATACATACCCAAGATTCTCGTTACCGGGCCATTTAACGCAGGAAAGTCGAGTTTCGTACATGCCGTCTCGGACAGGGCTGTATCCGTCGATAGACTCGGCACAACTGTAGCTTTAGACCACGGACACGTTGAGTACAAGGGTTTCTCTATAGACATCTTCGGCACGCCTGGACAGGAGAGGTTCGACCCACTGCTCAAGTTTCTGGGTAAAGAAGCGCTTGGAGTTATACTCGTTGTTGATTCAACTCGCCCGGAGACATTCCCGAGGGCGAAGCAGATGCTCGAAGCAACTACCCGCTTTGGCCTACCCTACGTTATCGCTGCAAACAAGCAAGACCTACCAGGTGCATTGAGTCCAGAGGAGATTCGCAAAAGAATGGCTCTGCCCGAAAACGTACCGGTAATTCCTACGGTTGCGAGAGATAAGAAAGGTGTGTACGAAGTTATAGATGCTCTGTTAAATCTACTCATAGGTGGTAAGTATGGCGAGTCTTAGGGAGATGCTCGAAAACGTTCTGAAGGATTTGAAATCAGTTGGAGATGTTGAAGCCTCGGCCATCGTGTCGAGAGATGGGTTGCTCATCGCTGCAGACATTCCGCAAAGCGTTAACGCTGAAGCTTTCGCAGCAATGACTGCTACGATGCTCGGTGCTGCTGAGACAGCAACTTCAGAACTTGGAAAAGGGATTCCCGACAGAGTGATTGTAGAGGGTAAAGACGGAAAAATAATAGCAACTGGGGCTGGAAGTAAGGCTCTGCTGGTTGCTATGACCACTCCAAAGGCAAATCTCGGACTGGTTCTTCTCGAACTGGGAAGAGCGAGTGAAAAAGTTAAAGAACTCCTGAAGGGGTGAGAACATGGTAGATCCGTTTGAGGTTCTCGTCAGTGAGGACATCACTAACTGGACGAGGGAAGAGATAGTAAATGTCTTTCTGAGGTATGAAAATGGCAAGGTGATTTTCATAGAGAAGGCTCACGTGGCGGCGATGTACAACACGTTTCTTGTGGGTCTTTACCTTGATCTCATGAGAATCGTTGGTGTTGCTGCAAAGGGACTGATCCTCAACGCAGCCAGAAACGGTGGTCTAAGGGCCGGAAAGGCAATAAGGAAGAGATACCAGAAGGAGAAGGGTGAACTTACAAGAGATAAAGCCTGCAAGATCGCAAAGAACATGCTGGCGATATGGGCGAAGGGCTTTGCGTGGGGCAACATAGATGCAGACGTGAATTGCGAGGAAATAAAGGTGAGAATCTTTGACTCATTTGAAGGTGACGGCTACAGAAGGCTGAGAAGAGAACCTGCGAAGCAGCCCATGTGCTGGATGATATTTGGCTACATGTGGGGTCTCTTTGAGGGCATTCTGGACAAGAAGCTTGAAGGCGAGGAAGTAGAATGTATAGCAATGGGCAACGAGCACTGCACCTTCGTGTTCAGAGCCGCCGAGGCCGGAGAATGAAAAGTATTTTTAACCCCCTACTAAACTCACGCCGATGAGAATTCCCCTCTTCATCGAATTCGAAGGAAAGAAAGTCTTGATAATCGGTGGAGGCGGAGTTGGTACCTCAAGAGCTAAGAAGTTCATAGAGGCTGGAGCCGTCGTTAAGGTGCTCAGCCTCGCGTTCAGCGATGAATTGAAGGAACTTGAAAAGGCCGGAAAAGTTGAGTTGATTGAGGGTGATGCATTCGACAGGAGGAGGCTCGAGGAGCTACTTTCCTGGAGTGATCTCGTGACAGTAGCCATTCCAAATCTTGAAGTTAACGACCTCATAATTGATATTGCAAAAAAGCACAAAACCCTCGTAAACCTCGCAAACGATGCAGAGAAGACAGAAGTCGTTGTGCCGTTCGAGGGGGAAGTTGAGGGAATCCGCTTTGCCGTAACTACTGAGGGCAAGAGTGGTGTCGTTGCAAGAAAAGTTAGAGATTCTTTCAGAAAAATGCTCGAGGAGGATGAAGAAACCCTCTACTTCCTCAAGGCGATGTACCACCTCAAGCAGTACATGAAAGCCAACAACGTACCTGTACAGCTCAGAATGAAACTCTACTTTGTAATTGCTGCCGATCCAGAGTTCAGGAAGCTCGTAAGCAGAGAGGACATAGAGGGAGCGAGGAGGTACGTAGAAAAACTTGTGGAAGAGTACGTTTCTGGAAAGAGGAAGATTGATGAGAGCCTCGTAAAAATGCAGTTCTGAGGTGCTGAAATGTTTTCTGAAAACGATGTCAGGCTTTTAATGGCTATTCAGTACAGGTTGCCCCTCTGTGAGCAACCACTTCTGGAACTTGCTGAGCGTGAGAAGCTTGATCCCGATTTCGTTTTGCGCAGGGTTAAAGAGTTCAGGGAAAAAGGTGTCATAAAGCGCTATGGTGCGAATCTCAACTACAGGGCATTCTCGACAGAACATAAAGCAGCCCTCGTTGGGGCAAACGTTGAAGAGGACAGAATCAAAGAGGTTGCGCGCATAATAAATGCTGCAAATCCTAAGCACAATTACTGGAGAGAACATGAGCACTACTCCGTATGGTTCACCATAAAGGCAAGGAACGAGGAGGAGCTTTTCTCGAAGATAGATGAGCTTATGAAAAAATGCAATGTTGAAGATTACGTCGTTCTGCCAACGAAGAGAGTTTACAAGATGGACGTTAAGTACGACCTCATAAAGGGTATTTCGTGGAGTGAAAAGAGCTTGGAGAAATTCGACGTGCCGAAGGTGGAGGAGCTTGGCCTCGATGCTTCTCTGCTGAGAAGACTCGAGAGCCTCGATGTCTGCGAGAGGCCTTTTTCGAAGTTTGCAGAAAATGGATACACCGAAAGTGAACTTGTTGATCTGATTGCGGAGTTAATAAAAAAGGGTGTCGTGAGAGACTTCAGCGGAGTTCTGAAGGAGAGAAAGATTGGCTTTTTAGAGAACGGTATGACCGTGATAAAGACCGATAATCCAGAGAAGCTCGCTCTCAAGCTCGTCGAAGAACTTCCTCAAATCACCCATCTCGTCGAAAGAAAGGTTCCCGACGGATGGCAATATCCGCTGTACTTTATGGTTCACGCAACCCGAAGAGAGCCTATCGAGAAGATAAGAGAGAGCCTGAGAGGTTACGGCGTTGAGGATACAAGAACTCTCTACAGCAAAGCAGACTTAAAGGAACAGGCGTGATACTCTGAAACAAGCATCACCTCGGCGATAGGATTGCCGTGTACCCGGAAACTTCAGTTCGTGGTTTTTGATTCGAACACAGATTAAAGTAGAGACGCCGGCACAATCCCACCTCAGCAGATTATACGGAGCTAACATCCCGCCAGTCCGTCGTTCCATCTTCAGTTATCAGCGTCGCGAGGTCTGCAGGAGCGAACTCGAAAGGCTCAACAACCCTGAGCCTTCCGGCCTTGTAACTCGGAGCTACGACGTAGAACGGTCTGTTGAGGTACTTCGCAGTGAGTGCAAGTGGTAGCGTTCCGACCTTGTTCACAAAGCCATCCATTGATATGGCATCTGCCCCGCAGACGACGACGTCGCTCTTCATCACGGCATACCCCATCTCTGCATCGAAGACGAGTTCTGATTCGACCTTTCTCTTCAGAAATTCGTATGCATCTACACCCTCTCCTCCCGGCTCAGATCGAAGGACGAAGACTTTTTTAGCTGTGTATAGCCCCCTTTCGACGATGTGGCTCCTGCTTATGATTACCACCCTCTTTCCTTCTACGAGTTCTGCAAGCTTGCTGCCAGCCCTCTCGTTCATCTCCTCTATCATCTTCCGGACTTCTCCGACATCATACATCTCTAAGAGTTTCATTATGCTCACAAGCCCCGCCATGCTCGGGTGTGCGCTGGCTATCTGCCTTGCAGCTTCAACCTGACTCTCTCTGTCGAGGCCTTCGAGGTACTTCAGAGCCTTCTCAATTATCCTCGACGAGCCGCTCCTCCTGTCTTCTGTAATGTCTTTTATGCTCAATCCCATGGCATCACCTTTTACGGACTTAACGCAGAAGATGTTATTTTCGCCCTTAATATCAGTTCCCTTTTCTCTGAACCCCCAACATGGTATCCAAGACTCTTATTTTTTCCTCAAAACCTCTTATACCCCTTCACACCACACAATCGCGCGAAGCTGCACGAACGACACACTGGCTGGGCAACTTCGAAAACAATCTCGGGTATAACACCCTCTCTTATGTATCCCCATAGAGCGTCGAAGTAGGCTATCGTTTGTCTGATGATGCTGCGGGAGAAGCTCGTGTAGATTATCTTCATCTTATCCATCCCGTTGCCCGCAAAGACGAGGAGGCCGAGCTTCTTGCCTTCCATAAGCATGTAGAGGTTGAGCTGTGCAAGATTTGGTAACAGGTACTGCTGCGCTACGCTGGATTTGACCTCCACGACGAAATCTCTCGTAACAAAATCGGGTCTGCCGACCAGCGTATAGTTTCTGAAGTACAGTTCTCTGTTTCTCGCTCTCCTGAGCCCGAGATGCGAAAGTTTCTTCTCAACAACCTCTTCAGCTCTTCTTCCCTTTTCCATGAGCTTCCTGTCGAGCTTCGCTGGCATGAAGTACGAGAAGTAGCTCCATCTCATGCAGCGAAGCGCCCAGCTCGCGGAGAAACGCATATCATGGGTAAGGGGACGGAACGCTTAACGCTTG
Protein-coding regions in this window:
- a CDS encoding GTP-binding protein is translated as MKVGIPVLEEILRELPRGKTLTYYIDPEVEGDVFAMQTLYTNLEEGYKCAYVTSTMTPASVRNRFREFGWELDDFPNFSMVDAYSGFVGDISGERYVVKDPSNPTELDETIRKVVKENDLVVITLSAMIDVCGEEFVGIAEGWVQHAALNDSCLVISFVAWPYSDKVIQQVKDMSNAVVSVGGIHHRVVLGHYYGLLKADWVDVEGKAVLFRLVKPGGIRAYIPKILVTGPFNAGKSSFVHAVSDRAVSVDRLGTTVALDHGHVEYKGFSIDIFGTPGQERFDPLLKFLGKEALGVILVVDSTRPETFPRAKQMLEATTRFGLPYVIAANKQDLPGALSPEEIRKRMALPENVPVIPTVARDKKGVYEVIDALLNLLIGGKYGES
- a CDS encoding roadblock/LC7 domain-containing protein, with the protein product MASLREMLENVLKDLKSVGDVEASAIVSRDGLLIAADIPQSVNAEAFAAMTATMLGAAETATSELGKGIPDRVIVEGKDGKIIATGAGSKALLVAMTTPKANLGLVLLELGRASEKVKELLKG
- a CDS encoding V4R domain-containing protein, which gives rise to MVDPFEVLVSEDITNWTREEIVNVFLRYENGKVIFIEKAHVAAMYNTFLVGLYLDLMRIVGVAAKGLILNAARNGGLRAGKAIRKRYQKEKGELTRDKACKIAKNMLAIWAKGFAWGNIDADVNCEEIKVRIFDSFEGDGYRRLRREPAKQPMCWMIFGYMWGLFEGILDKKLEGEEVECIAMGNEHCTFVFRAAEAGE
- a CDS encoding precorrin-2 dehydrogenase/sirohydrochlorin ferrochelatase family protein; this encodes MRIPLFIEFEGKKVLIIGGGGVGTSRAKKFIEAGAVVKVLSLAFSDELKELEKAGKVELIEGDAFDRRRLEELLSWSDLVTVAIPNLEVNDLIIDIAKKHKTLVNLANDAEKTEVVVPFEGEVEGIRFAVTTEGKSGVVARKVRDSFRKMLEEDEETLYFLKAMYHLKQYMKANNVPVQLRMKLYFVIAADPEFRKLVSREDIEGARRYVEKLVEEYVSGKRKIDESLVKMQF
- a CDS encoding Lrp/AsnC family transcriptional regulator gives rise to the protein MFSENDVRLLMAIQYRLPLCEQPLLELAEREKLDPDFVLRRVKEFREKGVIKRYGANLNYRAFSTEHKAALVGANVEEDRIKEVARIINAANPKHNYWREHEHYSVWFTIKARNEEELFSKIDELMKKCNVEDYVVLPTKRVYKMDVKYDLIKGISWSEKSLEKFDVPKVEELGLDASLLRRLESLDVCERPFSKFAENGYTESELVDLIAELIKKGVVRDFSGVLKERKIGFLENGMTVIKTDNPEKLALKLVEELPQITHLVERKVPDGWQYPLYFMVHATRREPIEKIRESLRGYGVEDTRTLYSKADLKEQA
- a CDS encoding initiation factor 2B-like protein, with translation MGLSIKDITEDRRSGSSRIIEKALKYLEGLDRESQVEAARQIASAHPSMAGLVSIMKLLEMYDVGEVRKMIEEMNERAGSKLAELVEGKRVVIISRSHIVERGLYTAKKVFVLRSEPGGEGVDAYEFLKRKVESELVFDAEMGYAVMKSDVVVCGADAISMDGFVNKVGTLPLALTAKYLNRPFYVVAPSYKAGRLRVVEPFEFAPADLATLITEDGTTDWRDVSSV
- a CDS encoding CRISPR-associated protein Cas4, with protein sequence MRFSASWALRCMRWSYFSYFMPAKLDRKLMEKGRRAEEVVEKKLSHLGLRRARNRELYFRNYTLVGRPDFVTRDFVVEVKSSVAQQYLLPNLAQLNLYMLMEGKKLGLLVFAGNGMDKMKIIYTSFSRSIIRQTIAYFDALWGYIREGVIPEIVFEVAQPVCRSCSFARLCGVKGYKRF